One Saccharomyces mikatae IFO 1815 strain IFO1815 genome assembly, chromosome: 16 genomic region harbors:
- the BRO1 gene encoding Bro1p (similar to Saccharomyces cerevisiae BRO1 (YPL084W); ancestral locus Anc_8.560), with translation MKPYLFDLKLKDTEKLDWKKGLSSYLKKTYGSSQWRTFYDEKTTSDLDHLRNNANGELAPSSLSEQNLKYYSFLEHLYLRLGSKGSRLKMDFTWYDAEYSSAQKGLKYTQHTLAFEKSCTLFNIAVIYTQIAGENINDNYKNSITNLTKAFSCFEFLSENFLNSPSIDLQSENTRFLANICHAEAQELFLLKILNEQVSSKQYTLISKLSRTTCNLYQKCHDFMKDKDSDLIVYGEPKWKATISCKLYFYKSLSAYYHGLHLEEVNSIGEAIAFLDFSLQQLISSFPFKTWLLEFIDFDGFKETLEKKQKELIKDNDYIYHENIPAVVQIDSIKALDAIKPPTWEKILEPYMDIVANKCDTMYKGIIPLDVYEKESIYSEEKATLLRKEVEETETANLEYSSFIEFTNLPRLLSDLEKQFGNGNISSNTDAQGQLMRDQIQAWCKFIQTNEFRNIEEQMNKIVSKRKQILDILSALPDDQKENVTKLKSSLVAASNSDEKLFACVKPHITEIKLVCDNGEIWKKFDEFNRNLLPQPSLLDIDDTKNDKILDLLKQVRGYADDLGTLKEERSRNLSELRDKINSDDITKLIIINKGKSDVELKELFETELEKFEPLSTRIEATIYKQSSMINEIKAKLDEIFHLSNFKDKSSGEDQLSKDRKIFFDRLQEAVKAFSIFSSDLPKGIGFYNSLLDMSRDLAERVRVAKQSDVSSTNSPPPPLPPLDLKESASGISPLLPQKSAVFQPLSRQGLDLESRFQNLRVSSQGPSVPPRTYEASSYSAVPIMPGPPIPPKHSQEELYDLRRRKAVENEERELQENPTSFYNRPSVFDENMYSKYSS, from the coding sequence ATGAAACCTTATCTATTTGACTTAAAGCTGAAAGACACTGAGAAGTTGGACTGGAAAAAAGGCCTCTCTTCATATCTTAAAAAAACATACGGCTCTTCACAGTGGAGAACATTTTATGATGAGAAAACAACTTCAGATCTTGATCATTTGAGGAACAATGCAAATGGAGAGCTTGCACCCTCTTCATTGTCAGAACAAAACCTAAAGTATTACTCATTTTTGGAGCATCTTTACCTTCGCCTGGGTAGCAAAGGATCAAGATTGAAAATGGACTTCACTTGGTATGATGCAGAATATTCTTCTGCGCAAAAAGGGTTGAAGTACACACAACATACTTTGGCATTTGAAAAGTCTTGTACTTTGTTCAATATTGCCGTAATCTATACTCAAATAGCTGGGGAGAATATCAATGATAACTATAAAAACTCAATCACGAATTTGACAAAAGCTTTTTCctgttttgaatttctgtcagaaaactttttgaacTCACCTTCTATTGATCTTCAATCTGAGAACACTAGATTTTTGGCCAATATTTGCCATGCAGAAGCTCAAGaactatttcttttaaaaatacTGAACGAACAAGTATCATCCAAGCAATATACATTGATCAGTAAACTTTCTAGAACTACCTGTAACCTTTATCAGAAATGTCACGATTTTATGAAAGATAAAGATAGTGACTTGATCGTTTATGGTGAACCCAAATGGAAAGCAACCATATCTTGTAAACTGTACTTTTATAAATCGCTGAGCGCTTATTATCATGGTTTACACCTGGAAGAAGTAAACAGTATTGGCGAAGCAATTGCTTTTCtcgatttttctttgcaacAATTGATTTCATCCTTTCCATTCAAAACGTGGTTGTTAGAATTTATAGACTTTGATGGATTTAAAGAAACCTTagagaaaaaacagaaagaaTTGATCAAGGATAACgattatatatatcatgAAAATATACCAGCAGTTGTACAGATCGATTCTATCAAAGCTCTCGATGCCATCAAACCTCCAACATGGGAGAAAATATTAGAGCCGTACATGGATATTGTTGCCAACAAATGTGACACTATGTACAAAGGCATTATTCCTCTAGATGTCtatgaaaaggaaagcaTTTACTCGGAAGAAAAAGCCACGTTATTGAGAAAAGAGGTTGAAGAAACTGAGACAGCAAACTTGGAATACTCATCCTTCATTGAATTTACAAATCTGCCAAGACTCTTAAGTGATCTGGAAAAACAATTTGGCAACGgaaatatttcttcaaatacgGATGCACAAGGACAATTAATGAGGGACCAAATTCAGGCATGGTGCAAGTTTATACAAACAAATGAATTCAGGAATATAGAAGAACAAATGAACAAAATTGTatctaaaagaaaacagatTTTGGATATCCTTTCTGCCTTACCTGATGATCAAAAGGAAAACGTCACGAAACTGAAATCTTCTCTAGTGGCAGCTTCGAACTcagatgaaaaattatttgcATGCGTTAAACCTCATATTACAGAGATAAAGCTAGTATGTGACAATGGAGAAATATGGAAAAAGTTTGACGAATTCAATCGCAATTTACTTCCACAGCCTAGCTTACTGGATATTGATGACactaaaaatgataaaattttaGACTTGTTGAAACAGGTGAGGGGATATGCGGACGATTTGGGAACATTGAAGGAGGAACGTTCGAGAAATTTGTCGGAATTGAGGGACAAAATCAATAGTGATGATATCACAAAATTAATAATCATCAATAAGGGAAAATCGGATGTTGAACTCAAAGAATTATTTGAGACAGAATTAGAAAAGTTTGAGCCCCTAAGTACAAGAATAGAAGCGACAATCTATAAACAATCTTCTATGATTAATGAAATCAAAGCTAAACtagatgaaatttttcatctttcaaACTTCAAGGACAAATCTTCTGGGGAAGACCAACTTTCAAAGGATCGtaagattttctttgatagaTTACAGGAAGCTGTCAAAGCATTTagcattttttcatctgATTTGCCAAAAGGAATAGGATTTTATAATTCACTTCTGGATATGAGTAGAGACTTGGCTGAAAGAGTGAGGGTAGCAAAGCAAAGTGACGTCTCCTCAACAAATTCTCCTCCACCTCCCCTCCCTCCACTTGACCTGAAAGAATCTGCTAGTGGAATTTCCCCATTACTGCCCCAAAAGAGTGCAGTATTTCAGCCCTTATCTCGACAAGGTCTCGATTTAGAGAGTcgttttcaaaatcttaGAGTAAGTTCCCAAGGGCCCAGTGTCCCACCAAGAACCTATGAAGCTTCATCATATTCTGCGGTTCCTATTATGCCAGGTCCTCCTATTCCACCAAAACATTCGCAAGAGGAGCTCTACGATTTGAGGAGACGGAAAGCggttgaaaatgaagaacgTGAATTGCAAGAGAACCCAACATCTTTTTATAACAGGCCCTctgtttttgatgaaaatatgTATTCCAAATACAGTAGTTAA
- the SEN54 gene encoding tRNA splicing endonuclease subunit SEN54 (similar to Saccharomyces cerevisiae SEN54 (YPL083C)), translating into MEPVKKKNSQQTTLDSELEEAEEANQDWSQVASLISKNTFLSLPKRGEKDYEPDGTDIQELLLYQASKAMFDTISDSIRGTTVKSQVRGYYVPHKHQAFLPKPKGNFMQTMGRADRTGGYWLEFHEFVYLAERGTILPYYRLEAYSNEENSTQNIEILLSMEDLYSLFSTQQEMDQYFVFAHLKRLGFILELCDKDTGVKTSFFPLQRQRNNLQSITCRLFSLFKIQEISLFSGFFYCNWNFFFRKYTTSPQLYQGLSKLIHSVTVPKCRKELLSARFDAEFHQKVKYTPVTFKVWKPHPNFKKGNPGLPDFQVLIYNKNDDLQHFPTYMELRSIFASLDYKFEFLNEVEDDLNWDANTYVEGIPRSEYNHKTSTRSSNQKRAQSLKSLTESSPEKKNVQPSAKKKSRTYPPHIQQTRRLKAGYRSFILAIMDNGLITFVKMSEADFGSENVWYSANTQSKLDRKWRKHKKNFS; encoded by the coding sequence ATGGAGCCtgttaagaaaaaaaatagtcaGCAGACCACTCTTGATTCAGAATTAGAAGAGGCGGAAGAGGCAAATCAAGACTGGTCACAAGTCGCATCACTCATAAGCAAAAACACTTTTCTTTCACTTCCAAAAAGAGGCGAAAAGGACTATGAGCCAGATGGTACTGATATACAAGAACTACTTCTTTATCAAGCAAGCAAGGCAATGTTTGATACCATATCAGATTCCATTAGAGGCACCACCGTAAAATCACAAGTGAGAGGATACTATGTACCACATAAGCATCAAGCATTTTTGCCAAAACCAAAAGGTAATTTCATGCAAACAATGGGAAGAGCTGATAGAACAGGCGGATACTGGCTTGAGTTTCATGAATTCGTTTATTTGGCAGAGAGGGGTACAATCCTTCCTTATTATAGGTTGGAAGCGTACTCTaacgaagaaaattcaactcaaaatattgaaattcTACTTAGTATGGAAGACCTGtattcattattttcaacacAACAAGAAATGGATCAATACTTTGTGTTTGctcatttgaaaagattagGTTTTATACTAGAACTGTGTGATAAAGACACAGGTGTTAAAACTTCCTTCTTTCCTTTACAAAGGCAACGAAACAATTTGCAATCAATTACTTGCAGATTATTTtcccttttcaaaatacaaGAGATATCACTTTTTAGTGGTTTCTTTTACTGTAactggaattttttttttcgtaaGTACACAACGTCACCACAATTATATCAGGGTTTAAGTAAGCTTATTCATTCTGTGACCGTGCCTAAATGTAGAAAGGAGTTATTGAGCGCAAGATTTGATGCAgaatttcatcaaaaggTAAAATATACTCCAGTGACATTTAAGGTTTGGAAACCCCATCCTAATTTTAAAAAAGGGAACCCTGGCCTTCCTGATTTCCAAGTTTTaatttataataaaaacGACGATCTTCAACATTTTCCTACATATATGGAACTGCGATCTATATTTGCCTCCCTTGATtataaatttgaatttctgAACGAAGTCGAAGACGATCTCAATTGGGACGCAAACACCTATGTTGAAGGGATCCCGCGAAGCGAATACAATCACAAGACGAGCACTAGGtcttcaaatcaaaagagAGCACAGTCTCTAAAATCTTTAACAGAATCCAGTCccgaaaaaaagaatgtgCAACCTAGtgccaaaaagaaatcaagaacaTATCCACCTCATATACAGCAAACCCGTAGATTAAAGGCAGGTTATCGGAGTTTCATTCTCGCGATTATGGATAATGGCCTGATTACCTTTGTGAAAATGTCGGAAGCTGATTTCGGATCCGAAAATGTATGGTATTCAGCTAACACTCAAAGCAAACTAGATCGAAAATGGAGAAAGCATAAAAAGAACTTTAGCTGA